The Hemicordylus capensis ecotype Gifberg chromosome 5, rHemCap1.1.pri, whole genome shotgun sequence nucleotide sequence CGCTGTGAAGCCCGCCCAGGCAGCTGCATTGCAAAACTAAGCATGGCAAAAATGCAGTTCCAATGCGACTCGccttgggaatgatgagagtagcGTCAGAACGGCATTTTTGCAATACTCAGTAGGCACACAGCAGCCTCTTGTCAACCTGACCTCTCTGGACAGAAGGGGTTTCTCCAGATTGGTTGCAGAAATCGGGGGAAGCCGTATCAGTTTCACCACTGCCttgtcaggttttttttaaacatcagaACACTATTGTGTAGGATTGCCATACTCAAGCTTCCCAAATCGGGGTGGCCTGATTTGTagattatgcaaattatgcagcaactaatttgcatttatttatttatttatttatttgacagatttgtatactttcctctccttctctgtcctcccatgtgatcagatccagagtaaaatccaggcaatctggACAGctcatttgaaatctgtgtaaatccgggtggaatttagcagccaggtggaggagccaaaatccaggggctaccctcaatttccgggggacatggcaatccTACTATTGTGTGCAGTCCAGCAGAGATGTACACACccacctctcccccactccttggagtagaagcagcagtagcagaagcTGCAGGAGATGGGACCGGGGAAATGGGTGGCGCTTCCCCAGTTGCTGCTATGGGCGGCTCTTTAGGAAAGGCagaagggatggggtggggggcacgagTCACTACTAACAGCAGAAAGGCAACAGGGCTGGTGATGCTGGCCATCAGGGACataaagactggggtgggggtcaaTGGGTGGAGTAACATTTTTTGTGCTGGGCTGTTGGCCTTCAGTTCAGCTACACATAGTAATGACAAACAATCCTCTTTACTAGGTCCCTTCATTAACAGAAGACATGCCAACATCTTCATAAGAACTCCATCAAGGTGGAATTCTGTTATGCATGAAAGGTATGTCCTCTCAGTATTGAGGCTTGCACACAGCAGGTGTGTGCGTGgggtggggttgttgttgtttttttaaagacaagggAAGCCATCATCTTCAGGAAGAGCCGCTTTGTCAGTATTGACCTTCACTGGGGCCAAATGAGATATGACAAacacattggggtgtgtgtgtagcagtGCACCCCACTGCCCCGGGATCTCAACATGGATTGGAAGCACTGGGAGAGGGCCCTCCTCTGCCACAGGCCTGATtaaaatcctcccccccccaaagctgctgtttgccctggTAGGGGACACTCTATTGGTGCCAATGTcagtaaggctattctcatgacatgAGCTACTCCAGGCAGTTTGTGTTGTCTGGAGTGCTGGGAGACCTCCATTCCCTGCTGCTCCAGCCAAGGGTAGTCTGCCTTTTCTACCGGGCATTTTACTGAACTAGAACAACCGTAGGTTCGTTCTACCTCAGCAGGTGACCGTTTGGGCAATCACCGCCAGGTAGAAGGCTTCCACCCCAGTCTGCCGCCATTTTGGGCAgcgagctggggggaaggaatgGACTTCTTCCAAATGATCCCGGCTTTGGCCTCCACAGTGCTGCTGTTCATGTGCAGCATGGTGGAGGCCATAATGGCCACTACTTGTCTGTGGGGGAAAGCAGGCATGCTCCTGACTTCCCCCTCCCAAGCCCTCCCGAGCGGTGGCTTGAGGTTGTGAGAATGACATAcattctcagtggctgacatactgtgcagtgtacCACGGACAGTTCtgcactgcccatgctgctgcagacaTCTAAaacaatgctgttgctgttgcacAAGAACCCTTTTCCACGAGTATGTCAAATTGCACAATGATGTTTGCACAATACTAGGACCAATATTTCCGATGGCAGTAGTATTGCACAAATGCGATTGTACCATTGTACATATTAGCAcaaaagtgctcttgcacaacagggttgttgttgttttaaatgcccCCAGCAGCGTGGGAGGGGCAGCGCCCCCTGCAGTACACTGTGTGGCATGGCAGCCAGTCTGAAAACAACAACTGTAAGAAAGCGGGAGGGAAACTCTAACCCAAGTACAGAAATGAATATAAACAAGGACATGTGCCTACACTGGCAAAACTGTCCAAGGCTTTGTGCCAATGTCTAACTGACCTGTCCATTCTACATCACAGCTAGTAGCCAATGCATGTTGTGGGGGCCACACTTTACCCTGCAGATCAGCATAGTCATCAATGAGATCAATGTCTGTATTGGGTCCTCAGTAGAATTGCCACAGGATCCTCTttcactccattgttccctaaACTCTTCTCCCCTCAATAGCTTCTGAGACCTATTGATATCTGAGCGGCAGAGTCTGCACATCGTGATTCCACCATCTCCTTTTCATAGGAGAAGGCATTTCTGTGAAATAGTCCcacattaaaaagcaaaaccctACAGAGATTGCAAAGGCTTATATTGCATGGACAGCATTAAAGATCGTGTTAGGCATTGCAGAAACACACAATAACATTCTGGTTTTCcctcctctctttcctcccaTCTCCTTCTCCTGTTTCTGTGGGCAGGACCCGCGAGCGCAACAGAACTCCCCAGGAACGCCAGCGGGAGATCTGTGAGGACTACAACCCCTGTGAGCGTTACGCTCTGGTCCATGGCTATCCTGCTGCCTACAAGCGTTTCTTTGGGCCGAGAAGGGGCAAGTGAAGCACCAGGAGTCACCATTCCCAGTGCCTGGTGCCTGGGTTCTGTATCTATCAAGAGTGACATCTCTGAAATGTATTAAGTTGCTTGTTCACTGTATGTTATTCCACCTGCAGCTTCCTCCTTCTTTAGCCAACTATTCCTAGATTCTCTGTTGATTAGCACAATGTTGATgtagtggtggtgggcagagAAGGATGTGGGTGTTTATTATGAAATAAACGGCTGGTTTGTTATTGTTTGTCCCtagctccatttttttttttgagtCACTTACTTGGAATTGAAAAGATACAAGAAAGCTCTGGAGACTGCAGTCAGAGGGTCCTCTTGCATATAGTCTGGCCCAATATGGGAGCTATGTGGCTGATCTGACCAAGTGCTCAAGCAGTCATCAAAAGCTCAAGTGATTGGTGGGCAAGTGGCTACAGAAATGTTTTCATTAGACTTTGGGCATATTCATACCTTCACCAGAGCACATTTACTGAGTGTCTGGTGGAGCAATGGCACTGCACATCGCTTACTTATtgcttacatatttatttatacattacttatttatttacttattttttacatgtatatcccgctcttcctccaagaagcccatagCAGTGTACCAGGagaacaggtcttgtggtagcaaacatgaattgtcccctttgctaagtaggatccatcctgatttgcatttgaatgggagaatacatgtgtacactgtaagatattccccttaggagatggggccgctttgggaagagcactgcatgcttacatgcagagggttccaagttccctccctggcatctccaagatagggctgagagagactcccgcctacaatcttggagaagcttctgccagtctgtgtagatgaatACGGAAtatggcgaatatttatataccgcttttcaacaaaaagtttccaaaccggtttatatagatataaatagataaataaaaatgactccctgtccccaaagggctcacaatcaaaaaaagaaaaataagacagacaccagcaacagccactggagagatgctatgctggggatggatagggccagttgctctccccctgctaaataaagataattaccacttctaaaaggtgcctctttgctcaattagtagAGGATaattgacagtactgagctagatggaccgatggcctgattcagtataaggcagctttctatgtccctatgtaaaacccctgtgaggtagggtaggctaagtgaccggcccagagtcacccagtgaatttcatagctgaatggggatttgaacttgtgtctccctggtcttagttcaacactccaaccactacaccacattggcccTCTTTACCCTCAATCCCTGTGCCATATCATGTAAAGGCATACTCATATGCATTTAGCCATGTTTGCACCAATAGACAAAATTCATCCTGAAAAAGGGATTGTATGGGTAGTGATGGATGGACATGTGATCTCATTTGCACACACAGTGTACATACATATTTTGCAGATCATGAGATAGACCCTGCCTACATTTTACAGCCTGGTgtaaaggttgtggacatcacgcggCGTCTAGTCAGGTTGTTAGGCAGTACTGggaaggagtcagctgttgtggtgcccATTGGCACCAGCGATGCTGGGAAATGCATTTTGGAGGCcatagaagccaaatttaggctgctaggtagcattttgaagtccaggacccccagggtagcattctctgaagccactacctgttccatgcacaggaccagtgagacaggtggagctgaggggtctcaatgtgtggatgagatggtggtgccaggaggcgAGCTTAGATTTGTtcagcactgggatacattttggggcaagtgaagcctgtacaaaagggatgggctctacttgaaccaagatgggaccagactgctggcgcttaaaatcaaaaatgtTGCTAGAGCAGCTTTTGGAATGATGCAAACTGgatggttcagcaagcaaaaatcccctaaggtgtgagggtgcaaacatttcggatgaaccagaaggagacagagtagaaccaggagtaaagCCGACGGAAACACATGagagctggtcaaaaaggtcaagtgacaGTAAGGGACAGAGCACACGCCGGGGAAGAGACTTGACGTATAAGTGTTTATATAGCAACtattatttttaagcccgttatgataacgggcgctagctttctatcccgtcttttctgtctctctctctctctctctttctgtctctttttcccccccgtgtcccctctctctttttgttttgttgttgtcgtctctgtttttgttcttccttattttgcttttacttttttgggtgtgtgtgtggatgaataacggccaaaatggcccatgagaaggtggccgcccccgcctatcgccctcccgcgcacccagctgccggagcccaccttacccgctccagcccgaaggagaagagaggaactcgggaacagagctactctctgtgttaagctgctgcccatactgtcgcaatggacgcaataggcgtcctttgcgtccatagcggcagtttgagcagtgacttagcacagaaaggagctctgctcgtgagctcctctcttttccctcaggctggagcgggtaaggtggtcttcggcagctgggtgggcgggagggcgataggcgggggcggcgaccttctcatgggccattttggcccttaatcttttttgggggggagcggggaaggtgattttgggcagctgggagggcgggtgagcaggcggcggcggtggctgtgagcgggcgggggcctcgttggcggctttgccgccacctcgcccagcttccctgtcccccgtctcggtcttcccccgctgCCATTGCCCtcacctttttcagggcggccgcttctggttgcctcggcctcctctcgccgtgccgcagctcatggccgaggcggcggctctgccgccgcctcggccactttcacccgccgccacacactggctaatggctgcccgtggctgtgggacactggtgtctgcggtcctgtgtcccttgggctcaatggccgcccgtggctgtgggacactggtgtctgaggtcctgtgtcccttgggctcttctgggcctgcgctttgcgcaggcccagaacagcccagggaggcagggacgcagatccccaacgttccaaagccacggccactcacttagccttttattatataggatgtcagaagcctccaagccaagattggtgagctggagtgcctggttaatgaaaacatagatatagtggagCCCAGATGAGGCtcggatcatctgggggaaggcaggtaggatccTGTCTCCCCCCTAATCCTTCCCACTTTGGTCGTTGAACAACCTTATAATCTTGTTAAGAATGTATTGGATGTCTGACATCCTTTTTAGCTTTCCCCGTCATCAAGGGCAAATCCAAGGCTAAACTAGCTTGTGAGTAGGCTAGCTCTTGGAACCAtgccactttttctttttctttgaaaaggACAAATGCTTCTTGGTGTTTTTAACTTGATTGAGGAGCCTGATTTGACAGAGCATCTCTTGGTTTGCTTGATAAGGTCAAGGCTTTAGTGCTTCAAAACTCTCCAAGACTCTGGTATAGTGGTTGTGTAGTGTGTGGCCCTCCCATTCCTGATACAGGAAGACCAATGTTAGCCAGCTAGCCCTGGTGGGGCTAGTGTCAGAGAGTCGTGGTCCACTCAAGTACCTTTATTCTGCTGGTGGGAAACAATGCATGCATCTTACTTGAAGGAggagtagaaagaaagaaagaaagaaagaaagaaagaaagaaagaaagaaagaaagggcagaGATGTGCTGTGTGGGAGATGAAGAGAAGAGAGCGGCTGGCCACAGTGTGagagaacagagagaaattttgctccct carries:
- the LOC128325820 gene encoding matrix Gla protein-like, whose protein sequence is MRTLIILAFLAVLVMAAFCYESHESIESHEYQSPFINRRHANIFIRTPSRWNSVMHERTRERNRTPQERQREICEDYNPCERYALVHGYPAAYKRFFGPRRGK